One part of the Thermoanaerobacterium sp. CMT5567-10 genome encodes these proteins:
- a CDS encoding acyl-CoA dehydratase activase, with product MDVYMGIDVGSVSTDVALIDSNNEVIDSVYIRTQGQPIKAVQKAMVMLRDRTHTDISVKGVGTTGSARQLTGLMVGADIVKNEITAHAIASSNLIKDVHTVFEIGGQDSKIIILRDGIVVDFAMNTVCAAGTGSFLDQQAYRLNIPIEEFGDLALKSVSPVRIAGRCGVFAESDMIHKQQMGYALPDIISGLCEALVRNYLNNVGKGKDIKEPIVFQGGVAANKGIKAAFEKALGMKVYVPKYYGVMGAIGAAILAKEAVKKKGFSQFKGFEIADLDYKAQGFECTGCSNGCEVVEFIKDDEVISRWGDKCGKWSNSTSKNIFSKSVS from the coding sequence ATGGATGTGTACATGGGAATTGATGTTGGATCTGTGAGTACAGATGTGGCTTTGATTGATTCAAACAACGAGGTGATAGATTCTGTTTATATTAGGACTCAAGGGCAGCCTATAAAGGCAGTACAGAAAGCTATGGTTATGTTGAGAGATAGGACTCACACAGATATATCTGTAAAAGGAGTTGGTACAACAGGCAGTGCAAGGCAGTTAACAGGGCTCATGGTTGGCGCTGACATTGTAAAAAATGAAATAACTGCACATGCCATTGCATCATCAAATTTAATTAAAGATGTACACACTGTTTTTGAAATAGGTGGTCAAGATTCAAAGATAATAATATTGAGGGATGGAATTGTAGTAGATTTTGCAATGAATACGGTTTGTGCGGCAGGTACAGGTTCATTTCTTGACCAGCAGGCGTACAGGCTCAATATACCAATAGAAGAATTTGGCGATCTTGCACTAAAATCAGTTAGTCCTGTTAGAATTGCTGGCAGATGTGGCGTATTTGCTGAGTCTGATATGATACATAAGCAGCAGATGGGATACGCGCTGCCAGACATAATAAGCGGTTTATGTGAAGCTTTGGTGAGAAACTATTTAAACAATGTTGGAAAAGGTAAGGACATAAAAGAACCGATAGTGTTCCAAGGAGGTGTTGCTGCAAATAAAGGCATAAAAGCGGCATTTGAAAAAGCTTTGGGCATGAAAGTATATGTTCCTAAATATTATGGTGTAATGGGAGCGATAGGTGCAGCTATTCTTGCCAAAGAGGCTGTAAAGAAAAAAGGCTTTAGCCAGTTTAAAGGTTTTGAAATTGCTGATCTTGATTATAAAGCACAGGGGTTTGAATGTACCGGCTGCTCAAACGGATGTGAGGTTGTGGA
- a CDS encoding ATP-dependent metallopeptidase FtsH/Yme1/Tma family protein has translation MLSLFLIGYILYKNNVSEMLPVNLKNELPPKEKESNKKVNITFRDVAGLDEVIDELKIIIDFINNTEKYDRMGAKIPKGILFYGPPGTGKTLLATALAGETNSTFISASGSEFVEKYVGVGASRIRALFARAKKSTPSIIFIDEIDAVGSKRNNDNNSEKDQTLNQLLVEMDGFNSNDGIIVIGATNRLDMLDEALLRPGRFDRTIHIGNPNVKARLEILKVHTRNKPLDNDISLEDLAKKTHGMTGAHLSSICNEAAILAVIRHKQRIGREEFDEAIERVVAGLQKKNQEILEKERKIAAHHEAGHAIIGKILNASTVEKISIVPRGEALGYVLNFPKDDAFLMTKTDLKNKITMLLGGRAAEEIMFNEVSTGAENDLKEATNISYQMVCNYGMSELGNRIYDIRMVKSTDKIDAEVNKIINYCYTNAKKILIEKKDKIILIAERLLSNEIITKEEIDELMNDEKQMCV, from the coding sequence ATGCTATCTCTTTTTCTGATAGGGTATATACTATACAAAAATAACGTATCTGAGATGCTGCCTGTAAACTTAAAAAACGAACTTCCACCTAAAGAAAAAGAGTCCAACAAAAAAGTCAACATTACTTTTAGAGATGTAGCAGGACTTGACGAGGTTATAGACGAGCTTAAAATTATCATCGATTTTATAAACAACACTGAAAAATACGATAGAATGGGTGCTAAAATCCCAAAGGGAATACTTTTCTATGGTCCTCCAGGTACTGGCAAGACATTGCTTGCTACAGCTTTGGCTGGAGAAACAAATTCTACATTTATATCGGCATCAGGTTCAGAATTTGTTGAAAAATATGTAGGTGTTGGAGCCAGCCGCATAAGAGCATTATTCGCAAGGGCTAAAAAGTCTACTCCCAGCATCATCTTCATAGATGAAATAGATGCGGTTGGTAGCAAGCGAAACAACGACAATAATTCTGAAAAAGATCAGACATTAAATCAGCTATTAGTTGAAATGGATGGCTTCAACAGCAACGACGGCATTATCGTAATAGGTGCGACAAATAGGCTGGATATGCTGGATGAAGCGCTTCTACGCCCTGGAAGATTTGACAGAACGATTCATATAGGAAATCCAAACGTAAAAGCCCGACTAGAAATTTTAAAAGTACATACGAGAAACAAGCCTTTAGATAACGACATATCACTGGAGGACTTGGCTAAAAAGACCCACGGCATGACAGGTGCCCATTTATCATCGATTTGCAATGAAGCAGCGATTTTAGCAGTAATAAGGCATAAGCAAAGAATAGGAAGAGAAGAATTTGATGAAGCTATAGAAAGAGTTGTTGCAGGTTTGCAAAAGAAAAATCAAGAAATCTTAGAAAAAGAGCGCAAAATTGCAGCACATCATGAAGCCGGTCATGCTATAATCGGCAAGATATTAAACGCCAGCACAGTCGAAAAGATTTCAATAGTACCTCGTGGAGAAGCATTAGGATATGTCCTCAATTTTCCAAAAGATGACGCTTTTTTAATGACAAAAACAGATTTAAAAAACAAGATAACAATGCTTTTAGGCGGTCGTGCTGCAGAGGAGATAATGTTTAATGAAGTATCTACAGGTGCAGAAAATGATTTAAAGGAAGCCACAAATATCTCATATCAGATGGTATGCAATTACGGCATGAGTGAATTGGGAAATAGGATATACGACATTAGAATGGTAAAATCAACTGACAAAATAGACGCAGAAGTCAATAAAATCATCAACTATTGCTATACAAATGCAAAAAAGATCCTTATAGAGAAAAAGGATAAAATAATTCTTATTGCAGAAAGACTTTTGTCAAATGAAATTATAACAAAAGAAGAAATTGATGAATTAATGAATGACGAAAAGCAAATGTGTGTATGA
- a CDS encoding TIGR01906 family membrane protein, producing MKIINKIISVLMVIFLFLIVLLSNLQYLAFDKNFYIHEFNKYGIEDVTGMDSSQLNKVAARIQDYLFGKVDSLQLNAVIDGQNQKVFNEKELDHMRDVRELFKNGFLIKNVMIFLYILTALYLYIKKEDIFNYTYRGMVFVILFLIAAVAVVSLDFNRWFIYFHLLFFNNNLWQLDVTRDRLIQMLPEGFFSDISYLTIRNSVIVYIIIGFVSYLVKGKDHDKIGLN from the coding sequence ATGAAGATTATAAATAAAATTATATCTGTTTTGATGGTTATATTTTTATTTTTGATTGTTTTACTATCGAATTTACAATACTTGGCGTTTGATAAAAATTTTTATATTCACGAATTCAATAAATACGGCATAGAAGATGTAACAGGAATGGATAGTTCACAGTTAAACAAAGTAGCAGCCAGAATTCAAGATTATCTTTTTGGAAAAGTAGACAGTCTTCAATTAAATGCTGTAATAGATGGTCAGAATCAAAAGGTATTTAACGAAAAAGAATTAGACCACATGAGAGATGTCAGAGAACTTTTTAAGAATGGTTTTTTAATAAAAAATGTAATGATATTTTTGTACATCTTGACTGCTTTGTATTTGTACATTAAAAAAGAAGACATATTTAACTATACATACCGTGGTATGGTATTTGTGATTTTATTTTTAATTGCAGCAGTGGCTGTCGTTTCACTGGATTTTAATAGGTGGTTTATATATTTTCATCTTCTTTTTTTTAACAACAATTTATGGCAGTTGGATGTGACTCGCGACAGACTTATACAGATGCTGCCGGAAGGCTTTTTTAGTGATATTTCATACCTTACAATTCGAAATTCAGTTATCGTATATATAATCATAGGATTTGTGTCGTATTTAGTAAAAGGGAAAGATCATGATAAAATAGGCCTAAACTAA
- a CDS encoding HEAT repeat domain-containing protein, whose protein sequence is MMAVNWRNLLQENRDLFFNIHNDDIKEGKSFLGAAANTEKTEMVKEHVFEYYISDINAQLVYEKTIKLRMVNEKDLNLMEVEIIDLLKSILEDGQNPIEMFLYCTKALNLSDKNVYQSILRILVSVCNLSKAGRDALISVLKNWTWDLQMKIAIEAIRTIKEKSAFDVLLMLLNDESLKVLAADCLIDIGDERCIRPVLNMVNTFNGFSVNERNVAFRLIDKLSHFGEEALSEIIKCYMNNENKSLNTVYSNVISRSKDMAIESLSKMLYNEDYNQKAAITLGKMRIGSATDCLIEALNSPLIENKMNIIIGLGYTKDKKSIKYLVNMLNDENLNSEIKACIITSLANLEAFEAKDIIKKYIDDKELRINTMSALVQLGEMRYLGGLFEYLISSNKSHSDTLCAIKELKRLKGFKDSRISKEITNGIKYLIRNDDGYACLNALRILDANIDDGMAEELILKLKTTKKEEIQYTIYKILGKNTGILSNVINERIFIDASLNESTRIRYLAQKIIEKNYKGRDKLIKA, encoded by the coding sequence ATGATGGCTGTTAATTGGAGAAATTTGCTTCAAGAAAACAGAGATTTGTTTTTTAATATACACAATGACGATATTAAGGAAGGAAAAAGTTTTTTGGGTGCTGCTGCTAATACAGAAAAAACGGAAATGGTAAAAGAGCATGTTTTTGAATATTATATATCCGATATAAATGCGCAACTAGTTTATGAAAAAACTATTAAATTGAGAATGGTAAATGAGAAAGATCTTAATTTGATGGAAGTAGAAATAATAGACCTATTAAAAAGCATACTAGAGGATGGTCAAAATCCCATTGAGATGTTTTTGTACTGCACAAAAGCGCTTAATTTGAGTGATAAAAATGTGTATCAATCGATTTTAAGAATTTTGGTTTCTGTGTGTAATCTAAGCAAAGCTGGGAGAGATGCGCTTATTAGTGTGCTGAAAAATTGGACATGGGATTTGCAGATGAAGATTGCGATAGAAGCAATAAGGACAATCAAGGAGAAATCTGCTTTTGATGTACTTTTAATGCTTCTCAACGATGAAAGCCTTAAAGTTTTAGCAGCGGATTGTTTAATAGATATTGGAGATGAAAGATGCATAAGACCTGTTTTAAACATGGTAAATACATTTAATGGGTTTAGCGTAAATGAAAGAAATGTAGCATTTAGATTGATAGATAAACTTTCTCACTTTGGTGAGGAAGCCTTGTCAGAAATAATAAAATGCTATATGAACAATGAGAATAAAAGCCTTAATACAGTGTATTCTAATGTAATATCTCGCTCAAAGGATATGGCAATTGAAAGTTTATCAAAGATGCTATACAATGAAGACTACAATCAAAAAGCAGCTATAACATTGGGAAAAATGAGAATTGGCAGTGCTACAGATTGCCTTATTGAGGCATTAAATTCCCCATTAATAGAAAATAAGATGAATATTATAATAGGATTAGGATATACAAAAGACAAAAAGTCGATAAAGTATTTAGTAAATATGCTGAATGATGAAAATTTAAACAGTGAAATTAAAGCATGTATAATTACTTCACTTGCAAATTTGGAAGCTTTTGAGGCAAAGGATATAATAAAAAAGTATATAGATGATAAGGAATTAAGAATAAATACTATGTCTGCTTTGGTACAACTTGGTGAAATGAGGTACTTAGGAGGATTATTTGAATACTTGATATCTTCTAATAAATCTCACAGTGACACTTTGTGTGCTATAAAAGAGCTAAAAAGGCTTAAAGGGTTTAAAGACAGCAGGATAAGCAAAGAGATAACAAATGGGATAAAATACTTAATTAGAAATGATGATGGTTATGCATGCTTAAATGCATTAAGGATTTTAGATGCAAATATTGATGATGGAATGGCTGAAGAATTGATTTTGAAATTAAAGACGACAAAGAAAGAAGAAATACAATACACTATTTATAAGATATTAGGTAAAAATACAGGTATTCTTAGCAATGTCATAAATGAAAGGATTTTTATTGATGCATCTTTAAATGAAAGCACAAGAATTAGGTATTTGGCGCAGAAGATTATTGAGAAAAATTATAAAGGTAGAGATAAACTTATAAAGGCATGA
- a CDS encoding Hsp70 family protein, producing MKPYIGIDLGTTNTVAAGGNLTEDGNFEINILDMEQICDDTGCLILKKTLPSCLYVDEFGKEYIGEFARKMKNLEYDRVIYNSKNYIGNRNHVWQIGSNKYTPEDVAGKILTVVKKNIERIYNTAIDGAVITVPASFNHDQIKSTKNAAKLAGFIEDKLIFISEPTAALLELIYEEKLNDRSQKKYDFSTPKKVLVFDLGGGTCDVSIMNVEILDDDYKVEELAISPHIQLGGVDFDICGVLYLLHKYSILNNIDYNSISSDVDAKRYIFSILSLEIEKAKMVFSSETSSLIDKDNEDIVYKNSIENFYNGKTFDFEISKKEYDECIKPLLTKGGNLGFNIIDPIIDTLNKANLNKEDIDEVFLVGGMTAYSSVRRAVESFFGKKSINYLDPMYSVAKGAALYNYYSENRKRSEKGKIIIYPVVAENIYLDVKNDLPVLLVSQGTKAPYERVYDNIVKVDNATGIKLDILSGKSIYDPKMKRLKSMQLTFTDIIKPGTPISIKVTFDKNRILHLEAWVTGNDKQRIDVTFDKEVLYDGC from the coding sequence ATGAAACCATACATTGGCATTGATCTTGGAACTACTAACACGGTGGCAGCAGGCGGTAATTTGACAGAGGATGGCAATTTTGAGATAAATATTTTAGACATGGAGCAAATCTGTGATGATACTGGATGTTTAATATTAAAAAAAACGTTGCCATCCTGTTTATATGTAGATGAATTTGGGAAAGAATACATTGGCGAGTTTGCCAGGAAGATGAAAAATTTAGAATATGATCGCGTAATATACAACAGCAAAAATTATATTGGTAATCGAAATCATGTATGGCAGATAGGTAGTAACAAATATACTCCAGAAGATGTTGCAGGCAAGATTTTAACTGTTGTAAAAAAGAACATTGAAAGGATTTATAATACGGCGATAGATGGAGCAGTCATAACTGTTCCAGCTTCTTTTAACCATGATCAAATTAAATCAACAAAAAATGCTGCCAAATTAGCTGGATTTATAGAAGATAAGCTTATCTTTATATCAGAGCCGACGGCGGCTTTGTTGGAGCTTATATACGAGGAAAAATTAAATGATCGAAGTCAAAAAAAATACGATTTTTCAACGCCAAAAAAAGTGCTTGTATTTGACCTTGGTGGTGGGACTTGTGATGTTTCAATCATGAATGTAGAAATTTTAGATGATGATTATAAAGTAGAAGAGCTGGCTATTTCGCCTCATATACAGCTTGGCGGTGTCGATTTCGATATATGTGGTGTTTTATATTTATTGCACAAATATTCGATTTTAAACAATATTGATTATAATTCGATTTCATCAGATGTAGATGCCAAAAGATATATATTTAGTATATTATCACTGGAAATTGAAAAAGCAAAGATGGTGTTTTCATCTGAAACAAGTAGTTTAATTGACAAAGATAATGAGGATATAGTGTATAAAAATTCCATTGAAAATTTTTATAATGGCAAAACATTTGATTTTGAAATAAGCAAAAAGGAATATGATGAATGTATAAAACCACTGTTGACAAAAGGTGGAAATTTAGGCTTTAATATTATAGATCCGATAATTGATACTCTTAATAAAGCGAATTTAAACAAGGAAGACATTGATGAGGTGTTTTTAGTTGGAGGAATGACTGCATATAGTTCTGTAAGAAGAGCAGTTGAAAGCTTTTTTGGAAAGAAGTCCATTAATTACCTTGACCCTATGTATTCAGTGGCAAAAGGTGCGGCTTTATACAATTATTATAGTGAAAATAGAAAGAGAAGTGAAAAAGGTAAAATCATAATATATCCAGTAGTGGCTGAGAATATTTACTTGGATGTAAAAAATGATTTACCTGTTTTGCTGGTAAGTCAGGGAACAAAAGCGCCTTACGAAAGAGTCTATGATAATATTGTTAAAGTAGATAATGCAACAGGAATAAAACTGGATATTTTATCTGGGAAAAGTATTTATGATCCGAAGATGAAAAGGCTTAAATCTATGCAATTGACATTTACTGATATTATAAAGCCTGGTACACCTATATCTATAAAAGTGACTTTTGATAAGAATAGGATTTTGCATTTAGAAGCATGGGTAACTGGCAATGACAAACAAAGAATAGATGTCACATTCGATAAAGAGGTGTTATATGATGGCTGTTAA
- a CDS encoding MBL fold metallo-hydrolase yields the protein MDAYKYIFKQKNLVSDLDRNIYSYLILWQIKVEVYLDIIDDAKEHFLNIYDSIALSQSNIILFIECVLLLDEFEMSLKKDGIYNQLMNYDGENSWINLYIFMLSLKNKRRNYSIKDELLYMIEKNTDRYFLSLIHTILAEIYKDEGNEIWKVELKKAKELNHRNLRMIRLEIQWGIKNDDDLKKGKYYRFYPDDKDILNKYYEIYKNKIQPNNDFNLFKFNLLEGGSTGGSSYLITYNGINILLDCGINLKDGKVYYDEFKKLDLDIKDIDMLVVTHCHLDHCGSIVNLIKNGLNCPIIMSYETKYILNGFFTKSSNMQDLNINVDDYKLLDIINDKILTDYYYDAVIKDKKVSLKLIPSGHILGACGVYIDIDGFSVFYTGDFTVKDVETNVGLSIPDGMNADVLITEATFGYTSSFSVYDKKIQDRLILEMLSELTDHGVAFVPAFAVGKAQDLLLLLRKTFNYTPYNVYVDGALSYITMMYEKVKGAIYGNGILNANDIKLYDSKREFIKKEIGLGNCLVMTSSDNLTEGSTSFIYGRELMSLDNAILLNISSNIKKPISMMQENIPIINHGIIQDIIEVFLKLAPKKVYIVHRGAKSNKSFNIEKVLSWFKDVDVMAP from the coding sequence ATGGATGCGTATAAATATATTTTTAAACAAAAAAATCTTGTAAGTGACCTCGATAGAAATATTTATTCATATCTTATATTATGGCAGATAAAAGTAGAAGTTTATCTTGATATTATTGACGACGCAAAGGAGCATTTTTTAAATATATATGATAGCATAGCTTTATCTCAAAGCAACATAATTTTATTTATTGAATGTGTGCTCTTACTGGATGAGTTTGAAATGTCGTTAAAAAAAGATGGCATTTACAACCAATTGATGAATTACGATGGTGAAAATTCTTGGATAAATTTATATATTTTTATGTTAAGCTTGAAAAATAAAAGAAGGAATTATTCAATTAAGGACGAACTACTATATATGATAGAAAAAAATACTGATAGATATTTTCTGTCATTGATACATACCATATTGGCTGAGATATACAAAGATGAAGGGAATGAAATATGGAAAGTTGAATTAAAAAAAGCTAAAGAATTGAATCATCGCAATTTAAGAATGATTAGGTTGGAAATACAATGGGGTATTAAAAATGATGATGATTTAAAAAAGGGCAAGTACTACAGATTCTATCCAGATGATAAGGATATTTTAAATAAGTATTATGAAATATATAAGAATAAAATCCAGCCCAATAATGATTTTAATTTGTTTAAATTTAATTTATTGGAAGGAGGAAGCACAGGTGGCAGTAGTTACTTAATAACGTACAATGGAATTAACATATTATTAGATTGCGGTATCAATCTTAAAGATGGTAAAGTATATTACGATGAATTTAAAAAGCTTGATTTGGATATCAAAGATATTGACATGCTGGTTGTTACTCATTGCCATTTAGATCACTGTGGGAGTATTGTAAACCTTATAAAAAATGGTTTGAATTGCCCTATAATCATGTCGTATGAGACGAAGTATATATTAAATGGCTTTTTCACAAAAAGCAGCAATATGCAGGACTTAAATATAAATGTTGATGATTATAAGTTATTAGATATAATCAATGATAAGATTTTAACTGATTATTACTACGATGCTGTAATAAAAGATAAAAAAGTTTCTTTGAAACTTATTCCATCTGGTCATATTTTGGGAGCTTGTGGAGTGTATATAGACATAGATGGATTTTCTGTATTCTATACAGGCGATTTTACAGTGAAGGATGTGGAGACAAATGTGGGGCTTTCTATACCTGATGGCATGAATGCAGATGTATTAATAACAGAAGCCACTTTTGGATATACATCTAGTTTTAGTGTATACGATAAAAAAATCCAAGATCGGTTGATTTTAGAAATGTTGTCGGAATTGACTGATCACGGTGTGGCATTTGTACCTGCGTTTGCTGTAGGAAAAGCTCAAGATTTACTGTTGCTTTTAAGAAAGACTTTTAATTATACGCCATATAATGTCTATGTTGACGGAGCACTGTCATATATAACGATGATGTATGAAAAAGTGAAAGGAGCTATTTATGGCAATGGTATCTTAAATGCAAATGACATAAAATTGTATGACAGCAAAAGGGAATTTATAAAAAAAGAGATAGGGCTGGGAAATTGTTTGGTAATGACTAGTTCGGATAATCTTACAGAAGGTAGTACTTCCTTTATCTACGGTAGAGAATTGATGTCTTTAGACAATGCGATATTATTAAATATAAGCAGCAATATAAAAAAACCCATATCTATGATGCAGGAAAATATCCCAATTATTAATCATGGGATAATACAAGACATTATTGAAGTGTTTTTGAAACTTGCACCAAAAAAAGTTTACATCGTTCACAGAGGTGCTAAATCTAATAAATCATTTAACATAGAAAAGGTATTAAGTTGGTTTAAAGATGTAGATGTTATGGCACCTTAA
- the dhaM gene encoding dihydroxyacetone kinase phosphoryl donor subunit DhaM — translation MVGIVIVSHSKKVADGLYELADQMTGGKIKIGKSGGTKDGRLGTNVDEIVEEIKKCESGDGVLILVDLGSSVMSAQMALEFLDEEYAGKVEIADAPLVEGTIAASVEASIGSDILKVKAVAEAAKNLVKI, via the coding sequence ATGGTAGGAATAGTTATTGTATCCCATTCAAAGAAGGTAGCAGACGGTTTGTATGAATTAGCAGACCAAATGACTGGGGGAAAAATCAAAATAGGCAAGTCAGGCGGGACAAAAGATGGGCGATTAGGCACAAATGTAGACGAAATCGTAGAAGAAATAAAAAAGTGCGAAAGCGGTGACGGCGTTTTAATCTTAGTTGATTTAGGAAGCTCTGTCATGAGTGCTCAAATGGCGTTAGAATTTCTTGACGAAGAATACGCGGGAAAAGTTGAGATAGCAGATGCGCCTCTCGTTGAAGGAACTATTGCTGCAAGTGTAGAAGCTTCAATAGGCAGTGATATATTAAAGGTTAAAGCAGTAGCAGAAGCAGCTAAAAACCTTGTAAAGATTTAA
- the dhaL gene encoding dihydroxyacetone kinase subunit DhaL produces the protein MILTTNDVLNIISNISEVIEANKQYLTDLDAAIGDADHGINLDRGFKAVKEKMPQFSDKDIGTILKNVGMVLVSTVGGASGPLYGTFFMRMGNAVSGKSTIDDNEIVAMFEAGLSGIKERGKAQAGDKTMIDAIEPALNELKKSLEDGLKFNEALNIAVNASYNGVEMTKKIAARRGRASYLGDRSIGHQDPGATSAYLMIKTAAEYMDKLQ, from the coding sequence TTGATACTTACAACAAACGATGTTTTAAATATTATAAGCAATATATCAGAAGTCATTGAAGCGAATAAGCAGTATCTTACAGATTTAGATGCTGCCATTGGTGATGCTGATCATGGAATCAATCTTGACAGAGGATTTAAAGCTGTTAAAGAAAAGATGCCGCAATTTTCAGATAAAGATATAGGTACAATACTTAAAAACGTTGGAATGGTCTTAGTTTCTACTGTCGGTGGAGCTTCTGGACCACTCTATGGTACATTTTTTATGAGAATGGGTAATGCAGTGTCAGGCAAAAGCACAATAGATGATAATGAAATTGTCGCGATGTTTGAGGCAGGTCTTTCTGGAATAAAAGAAAGAGGGAAGGCGCAAGCTGGGGACAAAACGATGATAGATGCAATTGAGCCTGCATTAAATGAATTAAAAAAGTCTCTGGAAGATGGACTTAAATTTAATGAAGCGTTAAATATAGCTGTAAATGCGTCATACAATGGCGTTGAGATGACTAAAAAGATTGCAGCCCGTAGAGGAAGAGCTAGCTACCTTGGTGATAGAAGTATAGGACATCAGGATCCAGGTGCCACATCAGCGTATTTGATGATAAAAACTGCGGCTGAGTATATGGATAAGTTGCAATAA
- the dhaK gene encoding dihydroxyacetone kinase subunit DhaK, which yields MKKLINNPDEVVKEMISGLLYAFPSYLRKLDNVDVVVRKASPVEGKVGLVSGGGSGHEPAHAGYVGKGMLDAACLGAVFTSPTPDQVYEAIKAVDGGKGVLLIIKNYTGDVMNFEMAKEMAEMDGIKVSEVIVDDDVAVENSTYTQGRRGIAGTVFVHKIAGAKAEEGAELKEVKEVAEKVIKNLRSMGMAFTPCTVPAAGKPSFTLDEDEIEIGIGIHGEPGTHREKIKGAKEIVAELMDKIVADLPFNDGDEVALMVNGLGATPLSELFIANKEVNEYLLGKNINVYKTFVGEYMTSLEMSGFSISLLKLDDELKSLLDASADTPAFKQFK from the coding sequence ATGAAAAAACTTATCAATAATCCTGACGAAGTAGTAAAGGAAATGATATCTGGTCTTCTTTACGCATTTCCATCTTATTTGAGAAAGCTTGATAATGTGGATGTTGTGGTAAGAAAAGCATCTCCTGTTGAGGGGAAAGTTGGACTAGTAAGCGGAGGAGGCAGCGGTCATGAACCTGCACATGCGGGATATGTAGGCAAAGGCATGTTGGATGCAGCGTGCTTAGGCGCTGTTTTTACGTCTCCAACGCCAGATCAAGTTTATGAAGCTATAAAGGCTGTAGACGGTGGCAAAGGTGTTTTGCTTATAATCAAAAACTACACAGGTGATGTAATGAATTTTGAGATGGCTAAAGAGATGGCTGAAATGGATGGAATAAAGGTTTCAGAAGTGATTGTGGATGATGATGTGGCTGTTGAAAACAGCACATATACACAAGGTAGAAGAGGTATTGCAGGCACTGTTTTCGTCCACAAGATAGCTGGAGCGAAAGCTGAAGAAGGAGCAGAGCTTAAAGAAGTCAAAGAAGTTGCAGAAAAGGTGATAAAAAATTTACGTTCTATGGGCATGGCATTTACACCATGTACTGTACCTGCAGCAGGAAAACCTAGTTTCACGCTTGATGAAGATGAAATAGAGATAGGGATTGGTATACACGGCGAACCTGGAACACATAGGGAAAAAATAAAAGGAGCAAAAGAGATAGTTGCAGAACTTATGGATAAAATTGTTGCTGATTTGCCGTTTAACGATGGTGACGAAGTTGCTTTGATGGTAAATGGACTTGGAGCAACGCCTCTTTCAGAGCTTTTTATAGCAAACAAGGAAGTAAATGAATACCTTTTGGGAAAAAATATCAATGTCTATAAAACTTTTGTCGGCGAATACATGACGTCCCTTGAGATGAGCGGATTCTCAATATCGCTTTTAAAACTTGATGATGAGCTTAAATCACTTTTAGATGCGTCAGCAGATACACCTGCATTTAAGCAATTTAAATAG